The following are from one region of the Pelagibius sp. CAU 1746 genome:
- the lexA gene encoding transcriptional repressor LexA, translating to MLTKKQHELLLFIHRHLQKHGVSPSFDEMKDALALKSKSGIHRLITGLEERGFIRRLPHRARAVEVLRLPNDMAGEAEEAAAESAPQGGDARGGFAPKVIRGGFSSSIPGAQAANDSDAIQLPLYGRIAAGTPIEALRDYSNYVDVPSSIMGSGEHYALEVDGDSMVDAGILDGDTVIIERCESAENGTIVVALVDNEEATLKRLRRKGGAIALEPANKNYETRIFPPERVAIQGRLVGLLRRY from the coding sequence ATGCTCACCAAAAAGCAGCACGAACTCCTGCTCTTCATCCACCGCCACTTGCAGAAGCACGGGGTCTCGCCGTCCTTCGACGAAATGAAGGATGCCTTGGCCCTGAAGTCGAAGTCGGGCATCCACCGGCTGATCACCGGCCTGGAGGAGCGCGGCTTCATCCGCCGCCTGCCGCACCGGGCCCGGGCCGTGGAGGTGCTGCGATTGCCCAATGACATGGCCGGCGAGGCCGAGGAAGCGGCGGCGGAATCGGCGCCCCAGGGCGGCGACGCCCGCGGCGGCTTCGCCCCCAAGGTCATCCGGGGCGGGTTCTCCTCGTCGATCCCCGGCGCCCAGGCCGCCAACGACAGCGACGCGATCCAATTGCCGCTCTACGGCCGGATCGCCGCCGGCACGCCGATCGAGGCCTTGCGCGACTATTCGAACTACGTCGACGTGCCCTCCTCCATCATGGGCAGCGGTGAGCACTACGCCCTGGAGGTCGACGGCGATTCGATGGTCGACGCGGGCATCCTGGACGGCGACACGGTGATCATCGAGCGCTGCGAGAGTGCCGAGAACGGCACCATCGTGGTGGCTCTGGTCGACAACGAAGAGGCCACCTTGAAGCGGCTGCGCCGCAAGGGCGGCGCTATCGCCCTGGAGCCGGCCAACAAGAACTACGAAACCCGGATCTTTCCGCCCGAGCGCGTCGCCATCCAGGGCCGTCTCGTCGGCTTGCTAAGGCGCTACTAG